Proteins encoded within one genomic window of Cryptococcus neoformans var. grubii H99 chromosome 4, complete sequence:
- a CDS encoding lipoyl synthase, mitochondrial has product MVKLPSSAVRIRSLTAVPTRAFATVNPTPPAAQPTKSKRRFEKLDDGLTFDDFLSGEVPPENERVILGNTKQPRLPSFLKHPIPTGASYSGIKKELRGLGLHTVCEEAKCPNIGECWGGGKGNATATIMLMGDQCTRGCRFCSVKTSRAPPPLDVHEPENTAEAISRWGLGYIVLTSVDRDDLVDGGAAHIASTISKIKQKAPNILVEALTPDFATKGVNVIHTVASSGLDVFAHNVETVERCTPFVRDRRAGFNQSLKVLEEAKKGAKAAGKEILTKSSIMLGVGEMEEEIHETLRRLRESDVDVVTFGQYMRPTKRHMKVDRYVEPEEFAKWKNVAEGMGFLYVASGPLVRSSYKAGEFFIENVLKKRRAAAAEHAASQLSTQPPEIAAKV; this is encoded by the exons ATGGTAAAGCTCCCCTCCTCAGCAGTCCGCATCCGCTCTCTCACCGCCGTGCCCACCAGGGCCTTTGCTACCGTCAACCCCACCCCTCCTGCCGCCCAGCCCACAAAATCCAAACGTCGTTTCGAAAAGCTCGACGACGGATTGACTTTTGACGACTTTTTATCAGGAGAGGTTCCCCCGGAGAATGAGCGTGTGATTTTGGGTAACACGAAACA ACCCCGCTTGCCATCTTTTCTCAAGCACCCGATCCCCACGGGCGCTTCCTATAGCGGTATAAAAAAGGAGCTTCGTGGATTAGGATTACACACTGTCTGTGAAGAAGCCAAATGTCCCAACATTGGCGAATGCTGGGGCGGCGGTAAAGGAAATGCGACGGCGACTATCATG TTGATGGGCGATCAATGTACAAGAGGATGTCGATTTTGCTCTGTAAAGACCTCTAGGGCACCTCCTCCGCTGGACGTCCACGAGCCGGAAAACACTGCGGAAGCGATCAGCCGATGGGGTTTGGGTTACATTGTATTGACAAGTGTCGATCGGGATG ACCTGGTCGATGGTGGTGCCGCCCATATCGCCTCTACCATTTCCAAAATCAAGCAAAAAGCACCCAACATCCTCGTCGAAGCGCTTACTCCCGATTTCGCCACAAAGGGCGTCAACGTTATCCATACCGTTGCTTCCTCTGGCCTCGATGTCTTTGCCCATAATGTTGAGACTGTTGAAAGGTGTACGCCGTTTGTACGAGATAGGCGGGCCGGGTTTAACCAGAGTTTAAAAGTGTTGGAAGAGGCCAAGAAGGGAGCCAAGGCTGCGGGCAAGGAGATTTTGACAAAGAGTAGTATCATGCTGGGTGTcggagagatggaagaggagatccACGAAACGTTGAGAC GGTTACGCGAGTCGGACGTTGATGTTGTCACGTTTGGTCAATACATGCGACCAACAAAACGACACATGAAAGTGGACCGATATGTCGAACCTGAAGAGTTTGCCAAATGGAAAAACGTTGCCGAGGGGATGGGATTCTTGTATGTGGCCAGTGGACCTCTTGTCAGGTCAAGTTACAAG GCTGGTGAATTCTTTATCGAAAATGTACTTAAAAAGCGACGTGCAGCTGCTGCCGAGCACGCTGCATCCCAATTATCTACACAGCCGCCAGAGATCGCTGCCAAGGTGtaa
- a CDS encoding ubiquitin-conjugation factor E4 B → MADNPNLSDADKIRLKRLARLGTSTPAPSQTQSQQQPSSSSTPEPHHPPSASSRLLSNLPPAANSTPSSPATVSPKPSSASTKPDPQAVQPKPFVTPSLSLKRPSSASTSRDEPVGPRIVHTKPIQPLAKTEYKAWETEKVGQVFAVTLNKQKAQETDWSLCWLKDLEQELNEENYPSPLKADIELADRLLIARLSMDPTLMAQSDDPDVLTILAGLPQNETVFEYLAGCWKRLYQASRDANRYAFSEDEKSQWGKSMDKIKGLVVSYCGMTIEDPTMFPQPAEKPLGPAEFLPLLLSVHQPSSGDLLMSTPSAPTPLSGPLQPNDLLPFLQDLAAGFDDDTLKDVISPTLSLFFQEWFKITPTPDIMGAEWRRYLGAMNLLVQVKHIAALLPTLPIWVAPNVTAPKLEWQSLLGPLTRLSVFPREFPEIWKTYFSNPTERKKEDIDANKSNLRFTLGSLHSSLFNVYNAIVRASPDAREGILDFFTLALRLNEKRAGMRVDPRTVSSDGYMINLQAVLLKLFEPVMDARFSKIDKVDPAYYKSSKRIDISEETKIRGAKEEADEYFGSSMDVDTKPNFISDLFFLLNSYLHLGVIKTISTRIRAEKNLSEIEKELKRVEASTGDWANNAVLQAQGEATIKKLKSDMSVLHASIHAYDTQLLDRDMIRMVVSFLSFVMTWLIRIVDPNHQYPSSPLNLPLQKEAPMAFRMLPEFFIENIAEYFEFLAKYDPDALDDVDKDIFITFAITFLSPNYVNNPFLKAKLVTIISYGLYPMGYWRHGPLFDRLSILSVATDHLMPTLIRFFIDVEITGGHTQFWDKFNFRRDIGHIFKAMWTNPLHREAFVKSRHDDFDQFIRFVNMLMSDTTFHLEESLTGLAKIGQIESQKANTASWEALPQSEREDLDGQLRQTEGSVPWHTQMGLSNVKLIRDFTATTREPFVAPEIVDRLAASLDENLTALVGPKMSDLKVSNPDKYYFKPKDLLAAIAQIYLNLSVESDFIRAVANDGRSYSKDLFMKFARTLKNRAIMTEGEVAEVVSFTQKIEDMKATISMEDEREIPDEFLDPLLSTLMKDPVILPVSRVTIDRGTIRTVLLSKEVDPFNNVPLKYEDCIPDTELKAKIDAWLAEGNTKQADSVMDVDQL, encoded by the exons ATGGCAGACAACCCAAACCTTTCAGACGCTGACAAG ATCCGTCTCAAACGTCTCGCCCGTCTCGGCACCTCCACCCCTGCCCCCTCTCAGACCCAGTCACAGCAACAGCCCTCTTCCAGCAGCACTCCAGAGCCTCATCACCCACCCTCTGCCTCCTCAAGACTCCTTTCaaaccttcctcctgctGCTAACTCCacaccctcctcgcccGCTACAGTGTCCCCAAAACCCTCCTCTGCTTCTACCAAACCTGACCCTCAAGCCGTCCAGCCCAAGCCTTTCGTTACCCCCAGTCTTTCTCTCAAGAGACCATCATCTGCTAGCACCTCTAGAGATGAACCTGTGGGTCCGAGGATCGTGCATACCAAGCCAATCCAGCCGCTTGCCAAGACGGAATACAAGGCATGGGAGACTGAGAAGGTTGGGCAAGTATTCGCTGTCACTCTAAAC AAACAAAAGGCTCAGGAAACCGATTGGTCCCTTTGTTGGCTCAAGGACCTAGAACAGGAGCTCAATGAAGAGA ATTATCCTTCTCCGCTCAAGGCCGATATAGAGCTAGCTGATAGACTTCTCATTGCCCGTCTTTCCATGGATCCCACGCTTATGGCTCAGTCCGACGACCCCGATGTCCTTACAATTCTTGCAGGACTACCTCAGAATGAGACTGTCTTTGAATACCTTGCCGGGtgttggaagagattgtACCAAGCCAGTAGGGACGCCAACCGCTATGCCTTTTCCGAAGACGAAAAGAGTCAATGGGGCAAATCAATGGATAAGATTAAGGGGCTGGTTGTCTCCTATTGTGGTATGACGATCGAGGACCCTACCATGTTCCCTCAACCAGCAGA GAAACCGCTTGGGCCGGCCGAATTTCTcccgcttctcctttcaGTTCATCAACCGTCATCCGGTGATCTTCTCATGTCTACCCCTTCCGCCCCGACGCCGCTATCTGGTCCCCTTCAGCCCAATGACCTGCTACCTTTCCTCCAGGACCTCGCTGCCGGttttgatgatgatactTTAAAAGATGTCATCAGCCCGACACTGAGTCTATTCTTCCAAGAGTGGTTCAAGATCACTCCTACCCCGGATATCATGGGTGCGGAATGGAGGAGATATCTCGGTGCTATGAACTTGTTGGTACAAGTCAAACATATAGCCGCGCTT CTGCCCACTTTACCTATATGGGTGGCGCCGAATGTAACAGCTCCAAAACTCGAATGGCAATCGCTTTTAGGTCCCCTTACCCGTCTGAGTGTTTTCCCTAGAGAATTC CCTGAAATTTGGAAGACTTACTTTTCTAACCCTAccgaaaggaagaaggaagacatTGACGCGAACAAAAGCAACCTTCGATTTACTCTCGGAAGCCTACAT TCATCCTTGTTTAACGTCTACAATGCCATCGTCCGTGCATCACCAGATGCCAGAGAGGGTATTCTTGACTTTTTCACACTTGCTTTGCGTCTCAACGAGAAGCGTGCGGGAATGCGAGTCGACCCTCGAACCGTCTCCTCAGACGGCTACATGATCAATCTTCAGGCCGTGCTGCTGAAACTGTTTGAGCCGGTAATGGATGCCAGATTCTCCAAGATTGACAAAGTGGATCCAGCATATTATAAATCCTCGAAAAGGATCGATATTTCAGAAGAGACAAAGATTAGAGGcgccaaggaagaggcggatgAGTATTTTGGAAGCTCCATGGACG TGGACACGAAACCAAACTTCATCTCCGACTtgtttttccttctcaacagctatcttcatcttggTGTAATCAAGACTATCTCCACCAGGATTCGAGCTGAAAAGAATTTGAGTGAGATAGAAAAGGAACTGAAGAGAGTTGAGGCATCCACGGGTGACTGGGCAAAT AATGCGGTATTACAAGCACAGGGCGAGGCAACGATTAAAAAGTTGAAGAGTGACATGTCTGTTCTTCATGCTTCTATTCACGCCTACGACACACAGCTTTTGGACCGAGATATGATCAGAATGGTTGTCTCCTTCCTCAGCTTTGTTATGACATGGCTTATCCGCATTGTCGACCCAAACCACCAGTATCCATCGTCGCCTCTTAATCTACCGTTACAAAAAGAAGCTCCAATGGCCTTTAGGATGTTGCCAGAATTTTTCATCGAAAATATCGCAGAGTACTTTGAGTTTCTCGCCAA ATATGATCCCGATGCGCTTGATGATGTAGATAAGGACATCTTTATTACCTTTGCCAtcacttttctttctcccaaCTACGTTAATAACCCTTTCCTCAAAGCTAAACTTGTCACG ATTATCTCATATGGCCTGTATCCCATGGGCTACTGGCGCCACGGTCCTCTCTTTGACAGGCTTAGTATACTCAGCGTGGCCACAGACCACTTGATGCCAACTTTGATCCGTTTCTTCATCGATGTGGAGATCACTGGAGGCCATACGCAATTCTGGG ACAAGTTCAACTTTAG GCGCGATATTGGCCACATCTTCAAGGCCATGTGGACAAACCCTCTCCACCGGGAAGCGTTTGTCAAGTCTAGGCA CGATGACTTTGATCAGTTTATTCGCTTTGTCAACATGCTCATGAGCGATACTACATTCCATCTCGAAGAGTCCTTGACTGGCTTGGCCAAGATTGGACAAATAGAGTCTCAGAAAGCCAACACTGCTTCTTGGGAAGCATTGCCCCAGTCAGAGCGGGAGGATCTCGACGGTCAGTTAAGGCAGACGGAGGGTAGTGTCCCATGGCACACACAGATGGGTTTATCAAATGTTAAATTGATTCGAGACTTTACGGCAACCACACGAGAGCCATTTGTTGCTCCTGAGATTGTTGACCGTTTGGCAGCA TCCTTGGATGAGAATCTTACAGCTCTCGTTGGCCCAAAGATGTCGGATCTTAAAGTATCCAACCCCGATAAATACTACTTCAAGCCTAAAGACCTTTTGGCAGCTATTGCCCAAATCTATCTCAACCTTTCCGTCGAATCTGACTTCATTCGTGCTGTCGCCAATGATGGTAGAAGTTATTCAAAGGATCTGTTTATGAAATTCGCTAGGACTTTGAAGAATAGAGCCATCATGACTGAAGGGGAGGTAGCTGAGGTTGTCAGCTTTACGCAAAAGATAGAAGACATGAAAGCGACAATATCAATGGAGGACGAGAGGGAGATTCCAGATGAGTTTTTGGATCCGTTGTTGTCGACCT TAATGAAAGACCCTGTCATCTTACCAGTATCTCGAGTAACCATTGATAGAGGTACCATTCGAACGGTCTTGCTGTCAAAGGAAGTCGACCCTTTCAACAATGTCCC ACTGAAGTATGAGGATTGCATTCCTGACACAGAGTTAAAGGCCAAGATCGATGCTTGGCTGGCGGAGGGCAATACAAAACAAGCAGACTCGGTAATGGATGTTGATCAGCTGTAG
- a CDS encoding nuclear cap-binding protein subunit 2: MAQVVPCLDHPSSYRDSRSEIDRETERRLLAQSSTLYIGNLSFYTTETQMYQLFSTCAKPEIGGGIKRIIMGLDRNTKTPCGFAFVEYFLHEEAVDCMRYISGTKLDERVIRCDLDPGYKEGRQFGRGRSGGQVRDEFRQEYDSGRGGWGHQRLEEERRRQEQDRLRSQMQFDTYAAVGGLGLAGADVPRGEDFFGDRQKRGRSEDEEEIERREDEKRLRGERDDE; encoded by the exons ATGGCACAAGTCGTACCCTGCCTCGACCACCCATCTTCCTACCGTGATAGCAGGTCAGAG ATTGATCGCGAGACTGAGCGCCGACTTTTGGCCCAATCGAGCACACTATATATTGGTAACCTCAGTTTCTACACCACAGAGACTCAGATGTATCAAC TGTTTTCCACGTGTGCCAAACCTGAAATCGGAGGAGGTATCAAGAG AATTATCATGGGCCTTGACCGGAATACCAAAACACCGTGTGGTTTCGCTTTTGTCGAGTACTTTCTTCATGAAGAAGCAGTCGACTGCATGCGATACATCTCTGGCACCAAGCTCGATGAGCGAGTCATTAGATGTGATTTGGATCCAGGATACAAAGAGGGAAGGCAGTTCGGTCGAGGGCGAAGTGGTGGACAAGTTCGAGACGAGTTTAGACAAGAGTACGACAGTGGACGAG GCGGCTGGGGCCATCAACgtttggaggaagagagaaggaggcaaGAACAAGACAGATTGCGTTCTCAAATGCAGTTCGACACCTATGCTGCTGTTGGTGGCCTGGGTCTTGCAGGCGCCGACGTTCCTCGAGGTGAAGACTTCTTTGGCGACCGACAAAAGCGTGGTAGAAGcgaagacgaggaggagattgaaaggcgtgaagatgagaagcGTTTACGAGGCGAACGAGACGACGAGTAA
- a CDS encoding NADH dehydrogenase (ubiquinone) 1 alpha subcomplex 8, protein MATHRSAVLNDKQYSDPNPLPSNVPHVDELGVTSAPLKSASFFIGQHCKEVNEDFMLCKQENRDPAHCLAEGRKVTRCAQELISKLRETCLTEFDAHWQCLEKNNQYFQACRKPEKALNQCVFTKLGLTKNIPGSPEGRPQIHEKESPIYSRVQK, encoded by the exons ATGGCCACACACCGCTCCGCCGTCCTCAACGACAAGCAGTACTCCGACCCCAATCCTTTGCCCTCCAATGTCCCCCATGTCGATGAGCTCGGCGTCACCTCCGCGCCCTTGAAAAgcgcttccttcttcattggTCAACATTGCAAGGAGGTGAACG AGGACTTTATGCTGTGTAAGCAGGAGAACAGGGATCCGGCCCACTGTTTGGCGGAAGGCAGAAAGGTGACACGGTGCGCGCAGGAGCT GATTAGCAAGTTGAGGGAGACGTGTCTGACTGAGTTCGATGCTCACTGGCAATGCTTGGAAAAGAACAACCAG TACTTTCAAGCATGCCGAAAACCTGAAAAGGCACTCAACCAATGTGTCTTTACAAAGCTT GGCCTCACTAAAAATATTCCCGGATCACCAGAAGGACGACCGCAAATCCACGAAAAGGAGTCGCCAATCTACTCGCGGGTACAGAAATAG
- a CDS encoding DNA repair protein RAD7 gives MSRRSRAGGAVRGPSSALTSFLAGLGVEPSHRINTWGDRSAVETPNSNGSHQHHDPANVVTDENVEAGPSRVGQGTPSLDEEGDLPVGFKRGRGTDSGGDYQTKRARAASIDSDDLDADDTPVVDHNVRTPNLVPQSSTNVSAGPMRPIGEFMVCGECVKRFTVTAYTKEHPTNAQTYLCVQCCYALGIDPFAKPKKAAQKKAVKKQDRAKIVHYEQRRGVNSLGDICIQLVGKYIENVEQLGDIGSINMDKVCRIICKGRRLTPETAPLFYSVERDSLDMYDCTRLTPEAFLTLANLCPNLQALRLDLVGQMSTEVVSHWAKTLKQLKRIELHAPFLVRKEAWIELFRAAGARLEGFLVTQSPRIDKETVHELVKNCPNLTELRLSEIGKLDSGMLEELKPLERLRLLDISSPPDSLTDDAIINLLEAVGDSIEELNLADNFDLTDAILPAIVKYCPRLQSLCLRNLTELTDQGVTAFFGSLQAKGHQGLRCIDMEKGHELSDSALGALIAHSGETIEWLSLLGWREVALEALNALVKCKNLKYLDVGWCRAVNNFWVKDVLDGCNAIEQVRVWGCNELSDGVPRKKGVNVIGIETHSI, from the exons ATGTCTAGACGTAGCAGAGCAGGTGGAGCAGTCCGTGGCCCCTCGTCTGCCCTtacttccttcctcgcA GGTCTCGGCGTTGAACCATCCCATCGTATAAACACTTGGGGAGATCGTTCGGCAGTTGAAACTCCTAACTCTAATGGGTCCCATCAGCACCATGACCCGGCAAATGTAGTCACAGATGAGAATGTGGAGGCCGGTCCTAGTAGAGTCGGACAGGGGACACCGTCACTTGACGAAGAGGGTGATTTACCTGTCGGGTTCaagagagggaggggaACAGAT AGTGGTGGAGATTATCAGACAAAACGTGCTCGAGCCGCTTCTATCGATTCAGATGATCTCGATGCAGATGATACCCCTGTGGTAGATCACAATGTTCGAACGCCAAATTTAGTCCCTCAATCTTCAACAAATGTGTCCGCCGGCCCCATGAGACCGATAGGAGAGTTTATGGTCTGTGGGGAGTGTGTCAAACGGTTTACAGTG ACGGCATACACTAAGGAACACCCTACCAATGCCCAAACCTATCTATGTGTCCAATGCTGCTATGCGTTAGGGATTGACCCCTTTGCCAAGCCCAAAAAGGCGGCCCAAAAGAAAGCAGTTAAGAAACAGGATAGGGCCAAGATAGTCCATTACGAACAAAGACGAGGGGTAAATTCATTAGGAGATATTTGCATTCAG CTTGTAGGCAAATACATCGAGAATGTTGAGCAACTAGGTGATATTGGCAGTATCAACATGGATAAAGTCTGTAGAATTATATGCAAGGGCCGCCGATT GACGCCCGAAACGGCACCCTTGTTTTATTCCGTCGAACGCGATTCGTTGGATATGTATGATTGTACTC GTCTTACTCCGGAGGCTTTCTTGACTCTGGCAAATCTTTGCCCAAATCTGCAAGCATTGCGTCTTGATCTTGTCGGGCAAATGTCTACAGAAGTGGTTAGTCACTGGGCCAAGACGCTAAAACAACTCAAGCGGATAGAACTTCATGCCCCCTTCCTTGTGAGAAAGGAAGCCTGGATTGAGCTTTTCCGAGCAGCGGGGGCGCGATTGGAAGGCTTTCTAGTGACTCAGTCCCCAAGGATTGACAAGGAGACAGTACATGAGTTGGTCAAAAATTGCCCGAACTTGACGGAATTAAGACTTTCAGAGATTGGCAAACTTGATAGTGGGATGCTTGAGGAACTCAAGCCCCTGGAGAGGCTCAGGCTTCTTGATATTTCCTCCCCTCCTGATTCCTTAACGGATGATGCCATCATCAATTTGCTTGAAGCCGTAGGCGATTCTATAGAAGAGCTCAATCTGGCCGACAACTTTGATTTGACCGACGCCATTCTCCCAGCTATTGTCAAATATTGCCCTCGACTCCAGTCGTTATGCCTGCGTAACCTCACAGAGCTTACTGACCAAGGCGTCACTGCGTTTTTCGGATCGCTCCAGGCCAAGGGTCACCAAGGCCTGCGTTGTATTGATATGGAGAAGGGTCATGAGCTTAGCGATTCTGCTTTGGGAGCTCTAATCGCTCATTCGGGTGAGACGATAGAGTGGCTGAGCCTCCTCGGTTGGAGAGAGGTGGCACTCGAGGCATTGAATGCGTTGGTCAAATGCAAGAACCTCAAATACCTGGACGTTGGATGGTGTCGGGCGGTCAATAACTTTTGGGTCAAAGATGTTTTGGACGGATGTAATGCTATCGAACAAGTTAGAGTATGGG GATGCAATGAGTTATCTGATGGTGTGCCGCGAAAGAAAGGGGTCAACGTAATCGGGATCGAAACGCATTCAATCTAG